A section of the Glandiceps talaboti chromosome 8, keGlaTala1.1, whole genome shotgun sequence genome encodes:
- the LOC144439355 gene encoding uncharacterized protein LOC144439355, with protein MADSNTPKKIMLWSHWRSRATALELSMASVKSFKVFHDEFSIAALAGEEKHSIVPNQIIPLPGYRYSEVKQRLEADYPEKEAVFAVDHAALAIMDKLDYLPEGYQHVFLIRHPEEAIPSAYEAVVDIEEFGIVQLDVENVIMKFGSMSHFKRLYDHVNEKGYSPIVIDSEDLVTNTRETLQKLCDKTGLPFYDSMLEWKPGNINHWPKFARGFPVEQTRLYKVAYESSSFEAISSPCDLDDLPGELKELIEDDTPIYEDMLQDKI; from the coding sequence ATGGCTGATTCCAACACTCCAAAGAAGATAATGCTTTGGTCACATTGGCGAAGTCGGGCAACCGCTTTAGAACTTTCGATGGCTTCCGTGAAATCGTTCAAAGTCTTCCATGACGAATTTTCCATAGCTGCACTCGCCGGCGAGGAAAAGCACTCAATTGTTCCAAACCAAATTATTCCGCTTCCTGGCTACAGGTACTCGGAGGTAAAACAGAGACTGGAAGCAGATTATCCTGAGAAAGAGGCTGTCTTCGCAGTGGACCATGCTGCCCTGGCCATAATGGATAAATTAGACTACCTACCTGAAGGATATCAGCATGTCTTCTTAATCCGACATCCGGAGGAGGCAATTCCATCAGCATATGAGGCAGTGGTAGACATCGAAGAATTTGGCATCGTACAATTGGATGTAGAAAATGTGATTATGAAGTTTGGGAGTATGTCACATTTCAAACGTTTATACGACCATGTTAATGAAAAGGGGTATTCCCCTATTGTCATTGATTCTGAAGATCTCGTAACTAATACACGAGAAACTCTGCAGAAATTATGTGATAAAACCGGTCTTCCCTTCTATGATAGCATGTTGGAATGGAAGCCTGGTAACATCAATCACTGGCCGAAATTTGCACGAGGATTTCCAGTAGAACAGACAAGGTTGTACAAGGTGGCGTATGAAAGTTCTTCCTTTGAAGCCATCTCTTCGCCTTGTGACTTGGATGATTTACCAGGAGAGCTGAAAGAGTTAATTGAAGATGATACACCAATCTACGAAGATATGCTCCAAGATAAAATTTAG